From Populus alba chromosome 16, ASM523922v2, whole genome shotgun sequence:
TTATCCTGGTGGTAGTGGTTATATTGTAGAGATTACTTAGCGGAAGCCAATTGAggaagcttatttttttttcactgttattaTCATAAGATAAAGGGTGCTTAGGGGTGGTGGTGTTGTCAGGGATGGTTTTCATTGGAGTCATCTGCATGCAAGCACTCAGCCATCTTTGGGTATTTCTTTTACATGACTATTTTATCAACAAGGCgacaataattttcttttttaaatttaacgaCATTATCTCTTGAGGAAAATGGTTGTGCATGGTTTTAGTTTCTTGTTCAGATCTTGTTCAAGGTGAATTTGTTGTATTTGCTTTTGATCAACATTAGCATGGAGGGGCTAAGGTAGATTGTTAATTTGGTAATCAATTCACCTATTCTTATGTTGTGGTGCAGAGACtagctgatgtagaacaagcagaGGGATTTGaaggaaaacataaaaagtaaaatcaatttctttttcactaACTTGCACTCGCGATCCTGCTTTTCTctcatgtttttcaatattttttcttctccttggtTTAGTTTCAGATGGATAGGGATTCACGAGGAACTTTACGTGATGTGCCCACATCCACTGTTCATTTCCATGTTAATGGTGGTTTCGTAGTGGGCCATTCTACCCTCCCAGCAGTATGTGCTCTGTGCCAAAGAATTATATTACCTGATAATGATGATCTTGAGATTATCAGTATATGTGGGGACTGTAGCTTTTTGTTGCTTGAAGATCTTGAGAGGCCCACTCGAGACTCTCATCGGAGGAGGCGTCATAGAGGAAGAAGAACCAGGTACAGCAGTGCTGAGTCGAGTGAAAGCATTTTCCCACAACAAATTTCTCATGTGATTAATTTGGCTAGGCAAAACCAGTCCACTGTTCACGGGAATGAGGATCGCTCTATAGATGTTGATAGTTCTGCCAGGTTGTTACAGCATACAAGCTCCCGCACGACTCCAAGTAGTTCTCGAAGATGGCAGCATCTTTCTTCAGATTCTGAAAGTGAGGATTTTGGTAATGTGGATTCTCTTTATGGGGATAGTGAAATTAATTTCAGATCCAGTAGGCACAGGGTTTTCCATAGTGGGAGTGATGCCATTTCTTTAAGTGCGTATGGGGGGGACTCTGATGCTTCTGTGGACGGACGTAGTGTCCTGGACCCAGAAATGTTTATTCAAGCAGATGAGGGAAGCAATTTTGACAGTGATACCGACATCGATCCAATGCATGCTGGTCTCCACCAATGGAACTCTGATGACctggaagaggaggaagaagaagaagaggatggtgAATGGGAAGAGGCTGATATTGAGGAAGATACAATTGAATCTGTAGAAGCAGGAGCTCAACTTCGAAATCTGTTTGTTTCAAGTCCTAGTGAAGTTAATGGCCCTGTTAGTTGGCACAGGCAGTCCCATTCACCAGAATTTGAGGACCTGAATCGGCGGAGAACCAGGCAGAGTAGACAAGCACATAACCGTGACTTCTTTGCTAACTTGGAAGAATTGGAATTACCGCAGCACATATGGAATTATGAGTTAGCAGATTATGCGACAGGCGTCAGGGATTTGCTTGAAGTTCTTACTCATTCTGACATTGGAAGGAGAGGAGCGCCTCCTGCAGCTCTGTCTTTTGTGAATAATCTACCACTTGTGATCATCAATGAGGAACATGAGAGGCATGATGGTGTAGCTTGTGCAATCTGCAAGGATCTTTTGCCAATCGGCACAGAAGTTAACCAACTTCCATGCCTTCACCTATATCATCCTTACTGTATATTGCCATGGCTGAGTGCACGAAATTCATGTCCTCTCTGCAGGTACGAATTTCCAACTGATGATAAAGACTATGAGGAGGGTAAGCAAAACTCTAGTAACAGAATGGGGATCCATGATGTTCAGCAGCAGGAAGCTAGTGAGGACAGTTCCTCTGATGTCTCAGATGAACCTCCTGAACATGGTCAAACCGGAAGGGAACTCCTAGATGTGGGCCTGCCCTTAAGTACTTCTGGCAGAGAGGGCAGTAGAAGGAGATGGTTTCTGCTTGCCGCTGCTCCCCTTGTTAGCCTTTTGGGTATTGTCCTTGTGATGTGGTGGGACAATCCTGAAGGAAGGCGGGCAAATAGTCATGGCAACTTCCCTGAGCGAGGCTTGTATCAGATTCAAGTTTCTGGCCCTTCCCAACCCAACCAAAAGGTTAATGAGAGGAGAAGATGGTGGTTTTTTTCCTGAGGTTTGGTTGAACGAGGTCTTGCTGATGGCTTTCCATGCCTAATTGAAGGTGTTTAGTAAGAGTGAGATTCATTTCCGCATTGATTGATTCTAAAGTGACGTGCATGCGATTCTGAAAGTCCGGTGATGATTTGATCTTTTTAGTTGATGCTTGGGACCATGCGATACCATTCCATTGAATTTATTGctcaaaaatccaaaatgaGGGCATCACACAGCTACACTTGTTCGTGATTGGATCTCCTTACCTCGTGTTCATAGCATCGGGCAaggtttttcatgtttttttgcttatcaaaatttttattttcgttAGGCGTGGCATCAACGAAGAATGGGAGAAATCAACCTGAGCGGCTGAGCATCCTTTCTTTTCAAGAAAACCCGTGTCTTGTTTTCTGTCTCAAAAGTACTGTTTCTCGTGGTTGCCGACACGGGTCTCTGCTTCACATGAGTTGGGAGTGATTCAGTTTTACCTAGTTTTTGTACTGGGAGTCCAACCTCGAGTGAGAAAATGCGCCATATACTTTTGTCTTTGTTTATTACATCAACTTTATGTACCGTTTGTTTTTACACAGACTGTCTCTGTGCATTTTAAATGTGtgcatttaaaaattatatttaattttaaattattttttaatattttttattaattttgatactTGTGCCCATGTAAGTTTGAACAAATACTCATCTTTCAACGTAGAAATTCATGGATGCTTGTAAAATGACTCGAACCCATAAATCTCAAGGAGGATATCCAAGCTTGAGTTGGCATAACTTGATTGTGAAACGGTCTCATCGCCATACACTTCAATGTGGTTCTCATAACTGTATACTTACAGGAATGGAAATacagaaaaaattaacaaaaaagagaaacattaaGAATGATATGGAAGCTGATGGGTGAAAAActgaatcaaattgaatttaaatgagTATTCCGGAGCTCCTTCCTGCAGATCTTATAAACACAGGCTATGCCAACAATAGCTGCTTCCATTTGAGCTTGCAGCGCAATTGGTGCCAATGTCCACCGCCCTTCAAGAGGTCTCAGGCTTGAGTCTCACAAAAAGAAGAGTTATTTCAAGTTTGTGGTCATCTACTTGGCTATTGACCTGAGCAGGCGGTAATATAAATTGCAACTGAAGATAGCTCCATGTAAGCAATGGCTTGATCAGCAATTTCAGAAGAGTAGATTGAGATAAAGGACAATCCATCCAGCCATTGAGAAAATAGCAAAAATATGAACCCAGAATAGGACAGCAGCAGCTTCTCTACCACATCCTCTTAGGTTGGCCACAGCACCTAGAAACAGGAAACTAATTAAGTAAAGAGACGCTACCCTCCAATCCCATCCTGACTATAATAACATTGATTTCTAATCCCTGCTTTCAAATGAATTACTTTGGCTGTTTGACATTTTAAGGAAGGAATCTTCCATATTTTCCCTTTGGCCAATTTCTAACCCAGTTAAATACATTCTTCGTATACTAGATcagataaaatatcaattgctttttctttttctttttttctcttgcatATCATGACAGTTTCAAGAAGGCCATTGAAATACTGTTCCAAATAATAAGATTGAATATGAAATGCTAATTTTCTGATTGCTTAAAAGTTTGCCTTCAGATTGAAAAGGCATATATGAAAGTTTCctggaaaggaaaagaagatttaCCAGAAAGGACAGATGTAGGCATCGTGTGCTGCAGAAGCAGAACAAACCGGAACATCTTATCACCAGCAGGAAGAAAGCCAAGCTTATCAGCCAACATAACAATGCCAAGTCCAGCAGGTGGCACCAAAACCAACCGACCAAAAATAATAGCAGCAGTTGTCCGAAACCCAAGTTTAGAACTTCCAGGTCCTGCAGTGAaacaaagagctttcacttgaaaTCCACTAAGCTGTTAAGCTGATAAtctaaattttcaacaaaaccatgatgaggccATTACTCTGAATATAGTTTATAAGATGGCGCACATTAGAGTAACAAGAAGATTGTTAGGAATTAACTCACCATCAACAAGATTGCCCCCTAGTGCCAACAAAATGCATGGAATCATGGCCTCCCTGAGAGCCAGAACCAGAAGCATCAGCAAAATCAAGTAGATGCACTTTCATCGTGCAATGAAAAGGTAACTTAGCAAGAATGAATCACTACTCATGCCTCAGCAccataaataaattatccttGATTACTTGAAGGGAAACCAAACATCATACATGTAAGTCAAGCTTCATTTTCAGAAGTTACAGAAGCAGATGGTTTTGGTTCTATTAAATTAGCAAGGATTGCAAGGTAACTCCACCCTGTTTGTGGAGTTCACTTGTATTCAATACACACATGATGTTGCGAATGAATTAGCATAACTAATTACACAAGCCTTACAGTTCCAAGAAGATTCAATTTGATGTTCATGCCAGTTAGATTAGCATAAACTTGGTCATGTTCATCAGAAAAGTTGAGTATCAATGCTACTTTCCACTTCCTAATTCTTGTATTACTTCAAGTGATTTGACACACATGATGATTCAGCTGTAGGCCTGTTGAGTGCGTAGGCAAATGTTTCAAGTCCCAGGTCTAACAAACCTCACAAGAGCTTTCAGAATCTCACTGTTTACATGCTATGCAAGTTTCTAATTCCTTCAAAACCATATTGATTCACTAActccatatataaaattaattcatattataACAAGAATAGCTGTTCTTTCCTTTATTCTCCCTTTCCATAGAAACTTGTCAATGAGTCTGGTACACACAGGCAGCAAAATTGACATGTTCCAATTTGCTTGCAATCAGAAAAACGACCAACCACAAATAACAAGAAATGATTTGGTGTAAGAGGCAAGCATACCCAAGAATATTGCAGCTGtcagtgaaaaagaaaaggggagaatCAGTTGTAAAGATCAATTGCTTCAAGAACGGTACTGCACCAAGGAACATAGCTAGCATCTGCAGAAAACATGTACATATGAAAAGGAAAGTTAAAAGAggagaataataaaaacattattgtctccgttgcttccttttctccttcttttaaTATAATGCACTCTGCTGGAAATAAGGGGTAAAGCCAAGGCTTTTGACACGAACCAACTTTACCAAGCCAGCTCACAATGCCAATTAGTTAAAAAGTGGAGCTTAGAACTTGGGCCCATTAAAGGATGGTGAATTATAAAGGTGATCGTATACTTCATCTTTAGGCCTATCATAGTGCCAACAAGTGGAAGGAAAATGATATTAGCACAACCATGTACAGGGTTATTTCCTATTCAGGCCATATAAGATGCGCCAACACAACATTCCATGAAACCGAGTGCCAGCCACACTTGTCAAAAGCATTCTTACATCCAAGCAACAGATTTTGCAATTCTAGTCAGTAACAAGAATCTCATACTGCAGTTTCATGGCATCACTTATGAGTTTGCCaaaaacataccaaaaaaaGAGGTCACGGAAAAAGATGAACTTACCGAAGCAATGATAGGGGGCTGAAGAATTTGCTTGAGCTTCAACTTGTCATAGATAAAGACAAGAATCTGTTTGATCTGCAACACCAAGCGATAAAGAAACTCAAGTCCATGCAgataaaatattgatatgatACAACACCAGCATCAGGTTAAATAGGAAAAAACTCGTTTTTATGTGCTTTTTTCAAAAGTTTATGGTGTTGGGTCAGAGTTTAGtaaaagctaaaacaaataGCAAGAGCACTGATCACCAGTATTGAGAAAAGTGGTAAGTTAGTCTTAAAACCACTTTAAAAATCAGTAAAAATCTCTCTTAAATACCAAGAACAATAAGTTTCAATGTCATTAGTTGTGAAATTCATCTTAGTACCGTTTCCTTGCTAAAAACATAGAAACTTAAGAGCAGATTGCAATCAATTTACACCAAATAGTAGATACCATTGGTACAGAATGTCAAGTTATTCATCCATAAGATAATCATGATCTGGAAGTTTGATTGCCAACTGTTTATCAAATAAGGATAGCATGCAAACATAACTTAATCCATACCTTCCCTCTCTTTGGAGCATCTGGTTCTGCCGGTGCCTCCTCCTGGGCAAGCAATGGGACTTGCTCCATGGGAGCATCTTTGGCTGGCTTCTTGATGGGAAGATTCGGTTCATCAATATCAAAGGTACCTTCTGGTGGAGGTGCCAGCATGTTAAATACATATGTGTATAGAATGATTGCACCAACCTGGCATGCATCAACCAGAGCTTAACCAGTCAATTTcttgagaatatatataaagacatgttttaacagtaaaaaaaattatttccttaaTTTTTAGCATCCAGCTTGTTGGGTGAGATAGTGAAAAGAGAGTAACCAATCACGGAGTGTTAAGAACTTATTTCAGCAAGAAAACTGTATTTATCACGAAGGATACCATACATCTAAGGGGAAGAAGCATGCAAGGTAATTTATTAAGAACCAAAGTATGACATGGTTTTGCAACTCTGATCGTAACATACAAGCAATAGCACTTTACTAACAGATGCTTGCTACTTACCCACTGGCCAAACGAGATGTAGGCAGTCCCATCTGTGCTACATTTTTCCGAGTCACCAAAAGGGTTGGATGTATCTCTACATAAAGCTGCAATCAAGACAAGTGGCACATTCCCAATATTCCCTGCACGTTATAAACAAAGGTTTGAAAAGTGTGAGCACCAGCACATTTGAAGCACTAATATGAAGAGACTGGAGTTCATGcacttagaaattaaaaaatgctGAGATTTTCAAAATTACTGCATAATATACACACTTGTTTTTGAAACTTGCATATGCATTTCACTGCCCAAACAAATTAATAAGCATACACtcattattaaaatttcaaaaaaggaAGTGGCTCACCAATTCCGATTTGTACAATTGAAAACTTGAAGAATGGGTAAGGTGGCCGGACAATGGATGCAACAATAAAACCTATTAGCGAGCCGCAGATCGAGCTAAGAACAACATTCACGGGAATAAACCACCTGCAATCAAACAGACAGCAGCTAAATTAACAACAAACCCTATTACAATTTCGCAGATGTagtaaattgaaaaggaaagacagGAAATAATTACCACTCCAACATTTTCTGTAAAGTGACAGCTTGACCAAGTTGAGAAAATATCAAACAAGGAAGCAAAAGTGAAAACACCAACTGCACATATAACAAGAAAACATGGTTGTTTAAAACAGCCGATTAGTACTGTATTATTACTAAAGcagcaatgaataaaaaataaataaaataaagttggaGTTGGAGTTGGAgttggtttaaatttatttacccCATTTAAGAGTTTCCTTCCACTAGCAGGCAAGATGTTAACATACTTGGAGGCCATGAGAAATCCCAAGAAGCACATGGTAAAAACTTTGGCAATGGGCAGAACAGCAATTTTGATGGTTCCCAAGAGAGTCTGTCCTCCTCCCACCTGATTTGCTTCCATGGTGTCCACAGCTAATAAAAATCTCTCCATGGTCTTTTCTGTGATCCCCTTGGCCGATCGCTACGCTCATTCACCAAGTCTGCTCTGCTCAGACAATCATTTAGCTATATCGGCCGAGAGACAAAACACTATATTAAAATCCATTTCAACCAAATACCAAGCACACTCGTCTAATGAATCCTCTCCCTATACTATCggagtaaaaaaatttatgcatgTAGGTAATAAACGACCCAGCCCAGCCCGATCCAATCTAATccaacatattattattattattattatttgaataattttcttaaaaaaacagagaagaataATATTCTTAaggagagagggggggggggagaaaaggcataccaataaaaaaaaatgacgaggggaaaaaagagagacgGCGTGTCTCCTTCCTCGGTGCAGGTTCTCTTCCCTTGGGTTGGTAGAAGAAGACAGAGAAGAacaataaattgaaagaaaaaaaaagagagagacaggGTGATATGAATGTTTCTGTATATTGATGATGCCGCAATAGGGTTCCAGACAGATAAATCTAACGTTGTATCAATCAAAGGAAGTGAATTCTtgtactcttcttcttcctcctcttcttctgtaaattaaatgaattttatcaTACGAAGAAAAGATGAGAGGGGGGGTTAGTGTGGAAAGATGAAGGACGAAAAGAAGGCTTGGAAGAAGAAGCAATCTGTTTTGTTGTTAGctgttgataaaaataaaataaaaaagagcgaATAAAAgcttataagaaaaaaacattgatgaaGGCACAGACTGACTGTTGAGTGCTGAACtccgtttcttttcttttggtcttGTAACGGTGGAGAGGTCGGTCACTCACACTGTTAAAAGAGAGAGATGGGATACGTGGTGGATTAATTTTGATGAGAATAACTCGGAAACGtacgcctctctctctctctccttctcctaTCGTAAATAGATGGGACACGTCCATAATttcttcaagggaaaaaaataaaataaaggattttgtttttgtcttatTACTGAATTATCttgttgttaatatataaaataattctattaataataatttctcaGAGTTTAGCGCTCCCTCCTTGACTGTCGACATCTAAGGTTAATAGTGGTAGTTGAAGTGAATGGAAATatggttataattgtttttaaatattttttatttaaaataatatttttatgttttaaaaaatattaatctaaaacaaataaaatttttaaaatatatttttaaaacacaaatacCAACAATATCatgttttctaaaattaatattcagGTCGCAGTTGtggtgtgaaaaaaaaaaatctccttacGTGTCAAATAATTTTTGGTATTTACTTTCCTAGGTAGAAAGGATACAATTTGTGTGGCCCTTCTACCCTCTTTCCTACCgatgttcttcttttttgtctCTGTATTTCACGGATACCATTTGCTTGTAcactttttttaattccttttctgCCCCCCGCTCTCGCAGAGGAGACATCAAATaggtttcaagttttttttttttttatttacgtaggtgtccgggccagtttgtgcgcaccacgactaatctcacggtcCACTGAACATTCTGCAAACCcaagtgagcatgtaaggcaccgcgggggtgacagacgtGCACAGTAAGGTTTGAATCCTGGTGCAGAAGAAAGGAAACAAACCCCTTTCACCACTagaccaagacctcaagtgcaaatAGGTTTCAAGTTTTACTTTTACCTGGTGGAGTCctgaaagataattttttagatattttttaaggttttcctgtaaaaatattaaattaattatttttttatgattttaatgttctaatataaaaaattattttaattcatctttaaataaaaattatttttaaaaaaatatcaaacgcACGATCAATTTTAAATAAGTACAAGGAATTAAGCatgttttttcctcttttattaACCAACCTTTTACTTTTTAATCTAGTTTTGTCTTTGATAAagccccacacacacacacaaatatatatatatatatatatatatatgtttttccaaCTATATTCAcccttgatatatttttatttttagttttagtttaattttattaaaaacagaagcatggttttttaaaataatatatgcatCGCGGGATAAGCCGCCATGTTTACCCTGGGCGTTTactcgattttttttaactaataaatCTTCAAAATCAGTCCTTTTCTTCGGAcagttttctttgaaaattagTCAGTTAAACTTAAAAGGCACTATGCATGCGCGGGATGACGTACGGTCAGGGATAAAGAAACAACgagagaaggaaggaaagatACAACTACCCTTCCCTCCCGCCCACCGATCAACCCCCTCagtacccttttttttttttttttttttttgagattgccagtttgttattattattcttttattttaaaaaatatattatttttatgttttagccTCTTTTAAATAGTTCTTCACCCGAGAAGTATttcattgattgatttttttcaagtgtatttttaatgattttaatatatcattgtaaaaaaatatattatttcttcggccactttttttttttttgagattgccaatttgttattattattttttcattttaaaaaatatattatttttatgttttagccTATTTTAAATAGTTCTTCACATGATAAgtgtgtttttaattattttaatatatcgtTGTAAAACAAttgttctaataaaaaaatatttttttttaaaatacatgttatgaGATATTTACAGCTGGTGGTTGGCTAATTGAACTAAACAATTTAAAGGTCAATATGGAAGATGGGTGCGTGATGGAAGTTTTTTTCTTGCATGTGGCACAATaattcaacatttaattattatttttaaagaaggTATTTAAGATAATTGACATGTGAGGTACCATATAATTATTGGTAAATCCAAGGGGCGCTTGTCCTAATAACACCTAATgaaatattgtttatatatattatactttATGAGTATATgtgaatagaaaaattatagAACTGGTTTATTAATAAATGTTCTTTTAAATAATTCCTACTATTTTATTAGCTTCTGTGTAATtaccatttatttttctatttattattttttttttatttaagttatatgactaaagatgaagaaataagtatgaaaaaatctcaatccaacccattcaacctaaaaaaaaacatatacgtAGTTGTTGTCCTTACTatttatttagagttttttttagcactctagaaaaataaataaaataaaataaaataaaaaatatttaaaaaaataatacggTTTAGAGAGTCGTAGATAACATCTACGACTCACGAGCCGCAAGTATAATGTGCAACACTCTTTGAAGTTAAAAATAGACTAACACAATTTATAATaaagagacagaaaataaaagagagattgagaaaatgaaaaaaaaaaagaggaaaaaaaattcttgcagACATACTGAAAATTTAATATCGATACCATAGATACCGTTGAAAAGATATTGACGAGATGAATCCAATGACATTAAAGAATGTTATGAGTGGTGACTAGAGTAAGGTCACACGAGTCGTCTAAATATGCCaagacttgtttgtttttttacagcTTATGTGGCATATTTTGGTCActgttgataattttatttgatatcattAGATTTTTCtcgttaagatttttttttttatatttataatgtatTTATAGAAGTTCCGACATgtctatataatttattttttcttctcataccttgtgaaaagaaaagagagagagaaaaagatgaCGGATCCACACCAAATCACATGGTACAAAAAATACTCAATTATTTCCTCCAGGCCATATGTCATATATTCTTTTCCTGTTATTAAGCCTATATATTCGCAGTCAAGTTGTCTAAAAGAGTCCTCAAATAACTGGATTCCAACCTTCTCATGTTTTATGATTTATCATGTCCTAAATCCCATCATCATTTTTAaactcaataatatatatagattaaatgaGAGAGTAAAGGTAATTGATACTTAGctgttatctttttaaaatacattgaaattgatcattttgatacattttagatttaacttgaatttaaaaaatattgataatcttatagaaacgatcacacacacacatatatatatatagaggaggttttttttatttttttttgttaattattgtgATGCTGGCCTGAAaggtaataaaataatgaataaaaagaatcatTGAATCGAACAGAGGCTTCTAATCACTTTCGATGGGACCGCAATCTAAACAATGTCCATTCCCTCCCTTGAAGCAAGGTGTTTTTAGAAtatgattgtaattatttttttattttaaaatatattaaaataatatttttatatttttaaaaagttatttttaacatagcacatcaaaataatataaaaatataaaataa
This genomic window contains:
- the LOC118047234 gene encoding uncharacterized protein isoform X2, which produces MDRDSRGTLRDVPTSTVHFHVNGGFVVGHSTLPAVCALCQRIILPDNDDLEIISICGDCSFLLLEDLERPTRDSHRRRRHRGRRTRQNQSTVHGNEDRSIDVDSSARLLQHTSSRTTPSSSRRWQHLSSDSESEDFGNVDSLYGDSEINFRSSRHRVFHSGSDAISLSAYGGDSDASVDGRSVLDPEMFIQADEGSNFDSDTDIDPMHAGLHQWNSDDLEEEEEEEEDGEWEEADIEEDTIESVEAGAQLRNLFVSSPSEVNGPVSWHRQSHSPEFEDLNRRRTRQSRQAHNRDFFANLEELELPQHIWNYELADYATGVRDLLEVLTHSDIGRRGAPPAALSFVNNLPLVIINEEHERHDGVACAICKDLLPIGTEVNQLPCLHLYHPYCILPWLSARNSCPLCRYEFPTDDKDYEEGKQNSSNRMGIHDVQQQEASEDSSSDVSDEPPEHGQTGRELLDVGLPLSTSGREGSRRRWFLLAAAPLVSLLGIVLVMWWDNPEGRRANSHGNFPERGLYQIQVSGPSQPNQKVNERRRWWFFS
- the LOC118047234 gene encoding uncharacterized protein isoform X1, yielding MDRDSRGTLRDVPTSTVHFHVNGGFVVGHSTLPAVCALCQRIILPDNDDLEIISICGDCSFLLLEDLERPTRDSHRRRRHRGRRTRYSSAESSESIFPQQISHVINLARQNQSTVHGNEDRSIDVDSSARLLQHTSSRTTPSSSRRWQHLSSDSESEDFGNVDSLYGDSEINFRSSRHRVFHSGSDAISLSAYGGDSDASVDGRSVLDPEMFIQADEGSNFDSDTDIDPMHAGLHQWNSDDLEEEEEEEEDGEWEEADIEEDTIESVEAGAQLRNLFVSSPSEVNGPVSWHRQSHSPEFEDLNRRRTRQSRQAHNRDFFANLEELELPQHIWNYELADYATGVRDLLEVLTHSDIGRRGAPPAALSFVNNLPLVIINEEHERHDGVACAICKDLLPIGTEVNQLPCLHLYHPYCILPWLSARNSCPLCRYEFPTDDKDYEEGKQNSSNRMGIHDVQQQEASEDSSSDVSDEPPEHGQTGRELLDVGLPLSTSGREGSRRRWFLLAAAPLVSLLGIVLVMWWDNPEGRRANSHGNFPERGLYQIQVSGPSQPNQKVNERRRWWFFS
- the LOC118047236 gene encoding protein PIN-LIKES 6 is translated as MERFLLAVDTMEANQVGGGQTLLGTIKIAVLPIAKVFTMCFLGFLMASKYVNILPASGRKLLNGLVFSLLLPCLIFSQLGQAVTLQKMLEWWFIPVNVVLSSICGSLIGFIVASIVRPPYPFFKFSIVQIGIGNIGNVPLVLIAALCRDTSNPFGDSEKCSTDGTAYISFGQWVGAIILYTYVFNMLAPPPEGTFDIDEPNLPIKKPAKDAPMEQVPLLAQEEAPAEPDAPKRGKIKQILVFIYDKLKLKQILQPPIIASMLAMFLGAVPFLKQLIFTTDSPLFFFTDSCNILGEAMIPCILLALGGNLVDGPGSSKLGFRTTAAIIFGRLVLVPPAGLGIVMLADKLGFLPAGDKMFRFVLLLQHTMPTSVLSGAVANLRGCGREAAAVLFWVHIFAIFSMAGWIVLYLNLLF